The following nucleotide sequence is from Psychroserpens sp. Hel_I_66.
ACATCGTTCGTGGTGCCTTAGACACAGCAGGTGTTGCAGGTAGAACACAACGTAGATCTAAGTATGGAGCAAAACGCCCTAAGAAGTAATTTAAAAACTTTAAGAAGAAGACATGAGAAAAAGAGCAGCAAAAAAGAGACCGCTTTTACCAGACCCAAGGTTTAACGATCAGTTAGTAACTCGTTTCGTTAATATGATGATGTGGGACGGTAAGAAGTCTGTCGCTTTTAAGGTATTCTACGATGCAATTGATATTGTAGATTCAAAAAAGACTGACGAAGAAAAAACAGCATTAGAAGTTTGGAAGGATGCATTATCAAACGTTATGCCTCACGTAGAAGTACGTAGTCGTAGAGTAGGTGGAGCAACATTTCAGATCCCAATGCAGATTCGTCCAGATCGTAAAGTATCAACAGCTATGAAATGGTTGATATCTTACTCAAGAAAAAGAAATGAAAAATCAATGCCACAAAAATTAGCTGCTGAAATTTTAGCTGCAGCTAAAGAAGAAGGTGCAGCTGTTAAGAAGAGAGTTGATACTCACAAAATGGCAGAAGCAAACAAGGCATTCTCTCACTTTAGATTTTAATAAGAAATGGCAAGAGATTTAAAATACACAAGAAATATTGGGATTGCTGCGCATATTGATGCAGGAAAAACCACTACAACAGAGCGTATTCTTTATTATACGGGAGTTTCTCATAAAATTGGTGAAGTACATGATGGTGCTGCAACAATGGACTGGATGGAGCAAGAGCAGGAAAGAGGTATTACAATTACATCTGCTGCAACAACTTGTACTTGGGTTTTTCCAAAAGAAAATGCTGAGCCTACCGAAGATGCAAAAGATTATCATTTTAATATTATTGATACTCCAGGTCACGTTGATTTTACTGTTGAAGTAAATCGTTCATTACGTGTGCTTGATGGTTTAGTATTCTTGTTTAGTGCAGTTGATGGTGTTGAGCCACAATCTGAAACGAACTGGAGACTAGCAGATAATTATAAAGTTCCAAGAATTGGTTTCGTTAATAAAATGGACCGTCAAGGATCTAATTTCCTTGCTGTATGTCAGCAGGTAAAAGATATGTTGAAATCAAACGCAGTTCCAATTGTATTGAACATTGGTGATGAGATTGATTTTAAAGGTATAATCGATTTAGTAAAAAACAGAGCTATTGTATGGCATGATGAAACTCAAGGGGCAACTTTTGATGTTATTGAAATTCCAGAAGAGCTTAAGGCTGAAGCTAAAAAATATAGAGCACTCTTAATAGAGGAAGTTGCTGGTTATGATGAAAATCTTCTTGAAAAATTCATGGAGGATGAAGATTCTATTACAGAAGATGAAGTGCATGCTGCACTTAGAGCTGCTGTAATGGATATGGCAATCATACCAATGATTTGTGGTTCTGCATTTAAAAATAAAGGGGTACAGTTTTTATTAGATGCTGTATGTCGTTATTTACCTTCTCCAATGGATAGAGAAAGTGTTGTGGGTGTAAATCCAGATACAGATAAAGAAGAAAAACGTAAGCCAAGTGTAAACGAACCTTTTTCAGCGTTAGCTTTTAAAATTGCAACAGATCCTTTTGTAGGTCGTTTAGCATTCTTTAGAGCT
It contains:
- the rpsG gene encoding 30S ribosomal protein S7 — translated: MRKRAAKKRPLLPDPRFNDQLVTRFVNMMMWDGKKSVAFKVFYDAIDIVDSKKTDEEKTALEVWKDALSNVMPHVEVRSRRVGGATFQIPMQIRPDRKVSTAMKWLISYSRKRNEKSMPQKLAAEILAAAKEEGAAVKKRVDTHKMAEANKAFSHFRF